GTACGTGTTTCTCCCGTCTGCCTGGGCACAATGATGTTTGGTGGACCGACCAGTGAAGCAGACTCGATCGCCATCATGCATAAAGCCATTGATCTGGGCATCAATTTTTTTGACACCGCCAACATGTACAGCACCGGCGGATCCGAACTGGTGGTGGGAAAGGCTTTGAAAGATAGACGAGATAAGGTCATTCTGGCTACCAAGGGACGGGCCCCGATGGGCGACGGTCCCAATGACGCCGGGGCCAGCCGAGTTCACCTGATGCGGGAACTGGATCGCAGTCTGCAGCGTCTGGATACCGACTACGTCGACATCTATTATGTTCACACTCCTGACTATCAGACTCCGATCGAAGAAACGCTTCGCACGTTGGATGATATGGTTCGTTTCGGCAAGGTACGCTACATCGCCTGTTCCAATTTCCGAGCCTGGCGGTTGGCAGAAGCACTCTGGGCCAGCGATGTCCGCAACCTTTATTCATTCAGCTGTGTGCAACCTCTGTACAACATCATGAACCGTGACATTGAGGTGGAACTGATGCCTCTCTGCCAGGAAAAAGGGATCGGCGTCGTCAGCTACAGCCCACTGGCCCGGGGGATTCTGACCGGAAAATATCGCACTGATCAGCCTTTTCCGGAAGGCAGCCGTGCGTCTCGCGATGATAAGCGTATGAAAGAAGCCGAACTGCGTGATGTGAGTATTCAACTCTCCCAGGAAATCGCAGCTTACTGCGACAAGAAGGGAGTCTCAATGACGAACTTTGCTCTTGCCTGGTGTCTGGCCAACCCGATTCTTACGTCGATCATTATCGGACCGCGCACTATGGAACAGTTCGACGACAATCTGGGCTGCCTGGATATCGAGATTACAGCAGAAGACGAAGCCTTCATCGACTCACTCGTACCGCCGGGAGAGCATAGTGGTAAAGGCTTCCAGGATCCGCAATATCCGGTAACTGGGCGGGGGAAATAGTCCGCTCAGGTCAGTCCCCCGAACTGACGTACTGCTTCATACATGACGGCGGTCGCGGTGCTGGCCAGGTTCAGGCTGCGAACATCCTGATGCATTGGCAGTTTCAGATTTGAATCCGGATCTTCTTCAAGAATCCGCGGAGGCAGACCGTTACTTTCACTGCCAAACAGGAATACCTGACCAGGTTCCAGCTCCGCATCCCAGACAAAGCGGGTGGCGAACTTGGTCAGCTTCCACCATGTCCTGTCCTGTAGCTGCGACTGCACGTCCGCCAGGCTGTCTACAGCTTCCCAGTTCAGGTGCTGCCAGTAATCCATGCCGGCACGCCGTAAATGCTTGGCGTCGAGCTGGAAGCCCAGCGGACGGACCAGCCACAGTTTGGCACCAACGGCAACACAGGTTCGGCCGATATTCCCGGTGTTTTGTGGGATATCCGGCTGATACAGGACAACGTGGAATAGAGGTTCTTTCGACTCTGACATTCTGACTCTCAAACTGGAATAATTATGATAAAACAGCTACAAATACGAATTTACATGCCTCGCAAGAAAGTGCTGACTATGTAATACTTAACACATTCCCGCTATTATACTTCTGTCTCAGGACAGACCCGACAGAGCGTGACCCGTCTTAGATCTTTGAATGCCATATCTTAGTCGGTCTGTCGCTGTAGTGAAATTGGACACGTTTAATTTCTCAAAACTCATTATCAAACAAAATCCAGTCAATAAGATCTTCCGATGTTTCAAAAAGTTACTGACGCCAGCTTCATCAAAGGTGAACACGAAATCCTCAAATTCTGGGAAGAGAACCAGACGTTTGACCAGCTTCGCAAGAAGAATCAGGGGAAACCCAAATGGAGCTTTATTGATGGTCCGATGACCGCCAACAACCCGATGGGAGTTCATCATGCGTGGGGCAGAGCCTACAAGGATGCTTACCAGCGTTATTACGCCATGACCGGGCACGAGCTTCGTTTTCAAAACGGTTTTGACTGCCAGGGGCTTTGGGTCGAAGTCGAAGTCGAAAAAGAACTGGGGTATGGCACGAAGCAGGAAGTCGTTTCCCATGGGATCGACAAATTCGTCAATGAGTGTAAAAAACGCGTGCTGCGGTTCGCTGCCCGTCAGACGGAACAGTCGGTGCGTCTGGGATACTGGATGGACTGGGACAATCCAGATGAACTGCGAAAGCTTGCTGAGTATGTCGGGAAAGACACTGAAGTCACACTGACTGCGCCCAACGGAAAACAGATCACCGATAAAGCGGATATGCTGGTTTCGCGCCTGGGGAACGCAGAATGGGGCGGCAGCTATTTCACATTCTCAACCGAGAACAATGAAACGATCTGGACGTTTCTCAAAAAATGTTTTGAACGTGGCAAAGTCTATCGTGGTCACGATGTCATGCCCTGGTCCGGTCGCGGAGGTAGTGCCTATAGCCAGATGGAAGTTGCAGACGGTCGAAAGCTGTCTGTTCATAAATCCGTCTTCGTGCGGTTCCCCCTCAAAGATCGGGAAAATGAATACCTGCTGATCTGGACGACGACTCCCTGGACGCTTACCAGTAACGTGGCCGCTGCCATCAACCCGGATCTGGAATATGTCAAACTCCGTGCGAAAAAAGATGACGCCGTCTATTACTTTGCCAAAGAGAACCTGGAATACCAGCGTTTGAGTCGCGAATTTAAAGAAGGGTTCGGACGCCCGGAATGGTCGTGGCCAAAAGACGTCCCCAAACTGAAAACACTCGCCCAGATCTTTAAAGAGCAGGGGGGCTATGAGATTCTCGAAACCATCAAGGGTGCTCAGATGGTGGGCTGGGAATACACGGGTCCCTTTGATGATCTGCCCGCACAACAGTCTCCCGGAGGCCATCCCAGCGATGATGCGCTGCTGGATCAGTCAGGCATCTCATGCCACAAAGTCGTGGATGGTGGAAGAGACTTCAAAGGCAACCCACATGTCGTCGCCGGTGAAGGAACGGGTATCGTACACACCGCCCCCGGTTGTGGTGATGTCGACCATCAGTTGGGCATCCAGCTGGGACTGGTTGCGATCGCGCCGCTGGGTGAAGATGGTCGCTTTGAAGAAGGTTTTGGTGAGTTCACAGGCAGAGAAGCCATCGATCCTGCTACACCTGAGCTGGTGTTCGAACGCCTGAAAGAAAAGGAACTACTGGTCTCTGTGGAGTCCTACCCGCATATCTACCCCCACTGCTGGCGAACCGGCGATGAACTGATCTTCCGACTGGTTGATGAATGGTTCATCAATATGGACTGGCGCGAAGAGATCAAAGATGTCACCCGTCAGATTGACTGGGTTCCATCCAGCATCGATGGTGAGCAACACGAACTGGAATGGCTCACCAACATGCGGGACTGGATGGTCTCCAAAAAACGCTTCTGGGGGCTGGCGCTGCCGATCTGGGTCGATGAAGAAACTGGAGATTTCGAAGTCATTGGCTCTCTGACAGAGCTGAAGGAACGCGCAGTCGAAGGCTGGGAAGCGCTGGAAGGGCACACGCCGCATCGCCCCTGGATCGACGCAGTCAAACTCAAAAACCCGAAAACGGGAAATCTGATGTCGCGGATCCCGGATGTCGGTAATCCCTGGCTGGATGCGGGCATCGTGCCTTTCTCAACCATGCAGTACAATACGAATCAGACGGAGTGGGAAAAATGGTACCCCGCAGATCTGGTCACCGAATGCTTCCCGGGGCAGTTCCGCAACTGGTTCTATGCGTTGCTCTCAATGGCAACCATGATGGATGGCACGCCCCCTTTCAAAACGCTGCTCGGTTATCGACTGGTATTGAATGAAGAAGGTAAACCAATGCACAAATCAGATGGTACTGCCATCTGGTTTGAAGAAGCTGCCGAGCAACTGGGCGTCGATACCATGCGCTGGATGTATCTGGCTCACAACCCTGCATCGGACCTGAGATTCGGTATGCGAAATCCGGATCAACAGGTCACACTGGAAACTCCGGAAGGACCGATCAGCGAAACCCGAGAAGGGGCCCCCACCTGCCTGGTGGAGAGTAAACCTGCTGATGAAATCCGTCGGCAGGTGTTGATTCCTCTCTGGAACTCCTACGCTTTCTTTGTCAACTACGCGCGTCTGGACGAGTTTAATCCCGGGCAAGATCGGATTCCTGTCTCTGAACGCCCGGAAATTGACCGCTGGATTTTATCAAACCTGCAGGCGCTTCTGGCATCAGCGAAAACGGAAATTGAAGCGTATAACTTCGCCGGTTTCCTGAAAAATGCCACGACGTTTATCGACGATCTATCGAACTGGTACATCCGACGCAACCGACGTCGTTTCTGGCGTTCTCAGGATGCAAACGATACCGATAAACTGGCCGCCTATCAGACTCTGTTTGAAGTACTGGTCACGCTCTCAAAAGCGTTGGCCCCCAGCATCCCCTTCCTCTGCGAACGTATGTATCAGAATCTGGTTACCAGCTGGGACCAGTCTGCTCCCAATAGCGTACACCTCTGTGATTTTCCCGTATGTGATGCAACACTGCTCGATGAAGAACTCAACTTCCGGGCAGCTCAGGCACAGATCGTGGTTAAGCTGGGTCACAAACTGCGGGATGAATCCAATCAGCGGGTTCGTCAGCCTCTGGCTGAATTACGATTCGCCTGCCAGTCGCCTCAGCAGGCGGATGCCATCGAGAACCTGGCTAATACGATTGAAGAGGAATTGAACATCAAACAGGTGACGCGCTGCGAGAACCTGGATGATCTGGTCAGCTACACCTACAAACCGAACCTGAAAACACTGGGGCCGAAATACGGCAAGCTGTTGGGCATGCTGCGCCAGCAGTTGCCTGAAGTTGGTGACGAAGTACTGGGACCGCTCAGACGGGGTCAATCGGTTTCCATTGAGCTCTCAGGCAATCAGATTGATCTTGAACCAGATGACGTTCTGGTGGGAACCGAACAGGCCGCCGACTGGGTCTGTGCGGATGAGCAGGGGATTCAAATCGCCGTTTCCACGAAGCTCTCTCCTGAACTCGAACAGGAAGGCATGGCCCGCGACTTCGTGCGACAGATTCAACAGTTGCGTAAGGAAGCTGACCTGGAGATTGAAGACCGGATCAAAATTTTCTTCACTCCTGTCGATGCGACCGAAGTTAAAGAAGCTGTTACTACCTGGTCTGACTATATCCTGGGTGAAACGCTCGGCGATCAGTTGGAACAGTCTGAGCAGACCGATGACAGTAAAGAAGTTTCGATCGGAAACAGCAAAGTGACATTGCGAATCGAAAAATCATAAGGCTGAAGACAAACAAGGAGCGTCAACACAATCAGAATGTTGACGCTCCTTTTTTACCCGGTCATTTCTCCGTGTTTTGCTGTTCCTGCAGACGCTCAACCAGGCGGCCTACGTATGACTGCAGTCGTCGGTCCAATTGAGCATTCTTCAGTGGCAGCTTAGCAATCTGGACCTGCACCCGGGCCACTTTTTCACTGCCCAGTTTATCCAGGCCATTTAACGCCAGCATGGCCACATAGACGCCTTCTTTTTTCTGATCTGATAATGAAATCAGTGTATCGACGGCATTGTCAACATCCTGATGAGTACCATATTTCCCGAGTGCTTCTGCAGCGATACAACGCACCGATTTAGAAGAATCTTTCAATGCTTTATCGAGTGGCTCATGTGCTTGCGCGACTGCTTTATCGCCACGCATCAACAGGCCCATCGCCGCCCAGTAGCGGATTGCTGAATTCTGGCTGGAAAGCCCTTTGATCAGCTGGTCCACGCCGGACGGTTTTCCAGAAGAAGCGAGGTCGGCCATCATCAAAATCTGTTTGAGTGGATACAGTTCTTTGTTCTGACCAATCAGATAAGGAGCCCCCCCATCCGACAGGCTGTGAAACTCTGCTTCCGGCAAAAAGCCAAGATCTCTGATTGCGAGTATCTTTTTATGCTGCGCCTGCTTCAGCTCTTCCAGAACCTGCTGATGATCGGCAGAGTCAGCCAGATTGTTGACTTCATCCCGGTCCGCCTGCAGATCGTACAATTCTTCGGCTGGTTTCGTCTCCCAGAAATAGGTTTGAGGCGGCTTGAGTTCGCCTGCATCGTACATTTTCTTCCAGACCTGAGTTGTCGGTGTCTGGAACATGTAATTCAGATACTGACCATATTTTTTGTGAGGCATATAGTTCTTGATATACAGATAACGCTGATTTCGAACGGAGCGAACCAGGTCGTAACGTTCATCCATCCTGCCCCGAAAGCCATAGAGATACTCTTGTGGCTTCGTTTTAAACTCACCCATGAAGGCATCGCCTTGCATATGCTGTGGTGGTTTGACACCAGCCAGGCTCAGCACAGTCGGCGCAAAGTCTACAAAACCTACCAGTCGATCTGTTTTCCCCTGAGCCTCATAATCAGCGGGGGCCAGCTTGCGAAATTTCGGGGGAACATACACCACCAGGGGAACCTGCAAACCCGAGTTGTAAGGCCAGCGTTTACTGCGCGGCATCCCTGAACCATGGTCACCATAGTAGAAAATGATCGTATCTTCTGTGAGTCCGGCTTCGGCCAGTTCCTTGAGATTCTTGCCGACTTTCGCATCCATTTCGGTGATCCGGTCATAATACTGCGCCCAGTCATGGCGGACTTCGGGAGTATCAGGATGGTAGGCGGGGATTCTTACTTTGGCGGGATCATGAATCAGTGTATGCGGGCGATTACGAATTTTACTTTCGTGACTGATTGTATGATTAAAAACCGCAAAGAAGGGTTGTCCCGGCTTTCGATTCTTCCAGTGCGATTTTCCATTCGACTGGTCCCAGACTTTTCCGGTTTTCTCCACATTGTAATCTTCCTTGCTGTTATTCGTGCAGTAATAGCCTGCCTGTCTGAGATACTGTGGATACAGCAGCACATTTTCAGGCAATTTGACCATACTTCGCATATGCTCGGCTCCCAGGCAGGTCGGATACATGCCGGTGATCAGCGTCGTTCGTGCAGGGGCACAAACTGGAGCTGTCGACCAGCAGTTCAGATAGATCATGCCTTTCGCAGCCAGCTTGTCAATGTGGGGAGTATCCGCATACTCATCCCCGTAACAGCCCAGATGGGGGCCATTGTCTTCGCTTGTGATCCAGAGAATATTCGGGCGCCCCCGTTCAGATTCGGCAGCAGAGACACTGACCGAAAATAACGCCGTGCAAATGGCACATAAGGAGAACAAACTCCAATTCAACTGATTCAGCAGAGCACTTCGAAACCGCATATGTTTTTCTTTCAAATCAAAAGTTGTTAAGAATCTGGTTGAGTAAGCTTCAAAACAGGATCATGTTCTAACAGTTACCGGATTTGAGTTTTGCTGTTTATGAAAACTCCAGCTTTACTTACTCCGTAAATCATAACAAAGGAGCAGGTCCTGATCCCGCAAAAACAGTTTGCCATCCACCACAACCGGATGAGGCCAGGCCCGGTTCCCACTGCGCTCGGGCTGGTTAAAGCGTCCCTTTTCTACATATTCTTTTGGGTTGACTTCCACCAGAGCCACTGGCCCATTTTCGCTCCTCAGATAGAGATGTCCGTCGGCACAGGTCAGTGCGCCTTTTCCCACAGAGCGATTCTGCCACACTGTCTGTCCGTTAGAAAGATTGATACAAGTCAAAAAATTCGGATCACTTGAGCCATACAGGAAACCATCCACTTCCACCATGCCTCCATGATGATTCTTCATCTCACGTGTGAAGAATGCCAGTTTCGCGTTCACTCCATTCTGAGCCGCCGACAACTGGAGCAGGGCACCGCCGGTCCCGTATCCGGAAGCGTAAAAGATCGAATTCTGCTCTGCATAAAATACCGGGGCAGAACAGTTTGCCGTTTTGTTCGCTGCCTTGTCATTTCCCCACAATGGCCTGCCACTGGCCGACTCGATTCCCATTACACCAGCGTGGGTAAAATTCACATACTGTCTGATGCCTCCCACATTGATGGTAATGGCAGAGGCATAACCAGCCTGCGGATTTCCGGGAACGGCTGATTTCCAGATGAGGCTGCCGTCCTGTTTCTTCAGAGCCACCATGGTTGCACCTGCTCCACCCGGAGTACAGATCAGTTGATCTCCATCAATCAAGGGTGATTCGCTGATACCCCAGACGATATTACGCGCGTTGAACTCCTGGAGAATATTTTTGCTCCATTCCATATTGCCGTCTTTAGTTGATAAACAAATCAGATTCCCATTCGCACCCAGTGCATACACTTTTTCGCCATCAATAGTGGGAGTCGAACGGGGGCCATTTCCCTGATTGTTTTCAAACACAGATCCATTTGGTTGTGACCAGACAACTTCCCCGGTATTGACATCAATGGCCATCACCGTTTCTTCATTGCCTTTTGTTCCCATTGTAAACAGCAGGTTCCCACTCACTGAAACAGATGAGTAGCCTTCACCCAGACCGCGCGCAGTCCATAACAGTTTGGGAGGATTCTGATTCCAGTCTTTACTTAAGCCGGTCTCATAGGAAATATTTCGTCGATCAGGACCACGAAACTGAGTCCATCCCTGCGTTTCAGGCGTCTCTCCGGGAGTTGCTGCACTGTTGCGTTCCTTCATTGTTTTTTTCGGACGATTGGCTGGGTCACTCGATTTCTTTCCCACCGCATCGCGAACGGAAAAGCGTGTTATCTCACCCTTTGCAGAAGTAAAAATGGTGGCCCTCTGACCGATTTCAAACTGATCGAATTCAGCTGGTTTCCCGTTGAAGGTCACAGGCACGTCTGCGGGAATGAGAAAACTTTTTTCTTTTCCCTGAGTCGATTTAATTACCACCTGTTTCGGTGCAGCGGAAACCGATTTAATTTCTCCGCTGAAGATAGCCGCTTCGACTCTGCTGCTGAAGCTGATCGCCAACAGACATAACAACACGCTCAATCGACTGATAGATCGCATGAGAATTCCTTCTGATTCGGTGTCACCAGATGACAGGTTCTGAAGATTGATAATCAGCAAACAGGCTTCGATTATACTGCGATCCACTCACGGTATGAAGCAGGAAACCGGAATTGTCGGAAATTGAAAACCATTCCCGACAATTCACATCCTGAAGAATTTACCGTTTTCGACATTGATGACTTTCTTATTTTGTGTCTTGAAAGACATTTCAATCAACACCGGTCGATGATCTGACACCCACGTCCAGCGATTCTCCGCGTGATACAGTTCAATGAATTCATTCACCCAGATCCCATCCAGATCCAGGACTGGAATCGGCAATGGCCAGGTCGCCAGATATCCATCGCCGGCAATTTCCAGACTGTTATTGCAACTCTTTCTCAGCGAGTCAAAGTGCACTGAATCTCTGGGAGTATTAAAGTCTCCCAGCACGAGAACCGGCTGCTGATTCAGTTGAGATACCTGATCTGCCAGTTCTTTGAGAGCGGCTCTTCTTGATTTCAGAACTTTACTGTAGATATCCACAAGAAAAACAGCGGGCACGCTAATGTCAGCCTGATCAGACTGCAAACGGAATCTCAGATAATGCCCCATATCGACCAGTCTGCCAGAAGAAGTTTCTGTGATGGGAAGCCGCGATAGAAAAACAAAACCATTCTGAACGACCTGATAGGGATGTTCTGGAAATGACTGTTTCCAGAACTGCTTCATTTCCGCAGAATCGGGCCCCGCTTCGACCAGGCCGATCAGATCTGGATCCAGTTGCTGTAA
The sequence above is a segment of the Gimesia algae genome. Coding sequences within it:
- a CDS encoding aldo/keto reductase, with the translated sequence MDYRNLGKAGVRVSPVCLGTMMFGGPTSEADSIAIMHKAIDLGINFFDTANMYSTGGSELVVGKALKDRRDKVILATKGRAPMGDGPNDAGASRVHLMRELDRSLQRLDTDYVDIYYVHTPDYQTPIEETLRTLDDMVRFGKVRYIACSNFRAWRLAEALWASDVRNLYSFSCVQPLYNIMNRDIEVELMPLCQEKGIGVVSYSPLARGILTGKYRTDQPFPEGSRASRDDKRMKEAELRDVSIQLSQEIAAYCDKKGVSMTNFALAWCLANPILTSIIIGPRTMEQFDDNLGCLDIEITAEDEAFIDSLVPPGEHSGKGFQDPQYPVTGRGK
- a CDS encoding tRNA (cytidine(34)-2'-O)-methyltransferase is translated as MSESKEPLFHVVLYQPDIPQNTGNIGRTCVAVGAKLWLVRPLGFQLDAKHLRRAGMDYWQHLNWEAVDSLADVQSQLQDRTWWKLTKFATRFVWDAELEPGQVFLFGSESNGLPPRILEEDPDSNLKLPMHQDVRSLNLASTATAVMYEAVRQFGGLT
- a CDS encoding class I tRNA ligase family protein; its protein translation is MFQKVTDASFIKGEHEILKFWEENQTFDQLRKKNQGKPKWSFIDGPMTANNPMGVHHAWGRAYKDAYQRYYAMTGHELRFQNGFDCQGLWVEVEVEKELGYGTKQEVVSHGIDKFVNECKKRVLRFAARQTEQSVRLGYWMDWDNPDELRKLAEYVGKDTEVTLTAPNGKQITDKADMLVSRLGNAEWGGSYFTFSTENNETIWTFLKKCFERGKVYRGHDVMPWSGRGGSAYSQMEVADGRKLSVHKSVFVRFPLKDRENEYLLIWTTTPWTLTSNVAAAINPDLEYVKLRAKKDDAVYYFAKENLEYQRLSREFKEGFGRPEWSWPKDVPKLKTLAQIFKEQGGYEILETIKGAQMVGWEYTGPFDDLPAQQSPGGHPSDDALLDQSGISCHKVVDGGRDFKGNPHVVAGEGTGIVHTAPGCGDVDHQLGIQLGLVAIAPLGEDGRFEEGFGEFTGREAIDPATPELVFERLKEKELLVSVESYPHIYPHCWRTGDELIFRLVDEWFINMDWREEIKDVTRQIDWVPSSIDGEQHELEWLTNMRDWMVSKKRFWGLALPIWVDEETGDFEVIGSLTELKERAVEGWEALEGHTPHRPWIDAVKLKNPKTGNLMSRIPDVGNPWLDAGIVPFSTMQYNTNQTEWEKWYPADLVTECFPGQFRNWFYALLSMATMMDGTPPFKTLLGYRLVLNEEGKPMHKSDGTAIWFEEAAEQLGVDTMRWMYLAHNPASDLRFGMRNPDQQVTLETPEGPISETREGAPTCLVESKPADEIRRQVLIPLWNSYAFFVNYARLDEFNPGQDRIPVSERPEIDRWILSNLQALLASAKTEIEAYNFAGFLKNATTFIDDLSNWYIRRNRRRFWRSQDANDTDKLAAYQTLFEVLVTLSKALAPSIPFLCERMYQNLVTSWDQSAPNSVHLCDFPVCDATLLDEELNFRAAQAQIVVKLGHKLRDESNQRVRQPLAELRFACQSPQQADAIENLANTIEEELNIKQVTRCENLDDLVSYTYKPNLKTLGPKYGKLLGMLRQQLPEVGDEVLGPLRRGQSVSIELSGNQIDLEPDDVLVGTEQAADWVCADEQGIQIAVSTKLSPELEQEGMARDFVRQIQQLRKEADLEIEDRIKIFFTPVDATEVKEAVTTWSDYILGETLGDQLEQSEQTDDSKEVSIGNSKVTLRIEKS
- a CDS encoding sulfatase-like hydrolase/transferase encodes the protein MRFRSALLNQLNWSLFSLCAICTALFSVSVSAAESERGRPNILWITSEDNGPHLGCYGDEYADTPHIDKLAAKGMIYLNCWSTAPVCAPARTTLITGMYPTCLGAEHMRSMVKLPENVLLYPQYLRQAGYYCTNNSKEDYNVEKTGKVWDQSNGKSHWKNRKPGQPFFAVFNHTISHESKIRNRPHTLIHDPAKVRIPAYHPDTPEVRHDWAQYYDRITEMDAKVGKNLKELAEAGLTEDTIIFYYGDHGSGMPRSKRWPYNSGLQVPLVVYVPPKFRKLAPADYEAQGKTDRLVGFVDFAPTVLSLAGVKPPQHMQGDAFMGEFKTKPQEYLYGFRGRMDERYDLVRSVRNQRYLYIKNYMPHKKYGQYLNYMFQTPTTQVWKKMYDAGELKPPQTYFWETKPAEELYDLQADRDEVNNLADSADHQQVLEELKQAQHKKILAIRDLGFLPEAEFHSLSDGGAPYLIGQNKELYPLKQILMMADLASSGKPSGVDQLIKGLSSQNSAIRYWAAMGLLMRGDKAVAQAHEPLDKALKDSSKSVRCIAAEALGKYGTHQDVDNAVDTLISLSDQKKEGVYVAMLALNGLDKLGSEKVARVQVQIAKLPLKNAQLDRRLQSYVGRLVERLQEQQNTEK
- a CDS encoding PQQ-binding-like beta-propeller repeat protein; the protein is MRSISRLSVLLCLLAISFSSRVEAAIFSGEIKSVSAAPKQVVIKSTQGKEKSFLIPADVPVTFNGKPAEFDQFEIGQRATIFTSAKGEITRFSVRDAVGKKSSDPANRPKKTMKERNSAATPGETPETQGWTQFRGPDRRNISYETGLSKDWNQNPPKLLWTARGLGEGYSSVSVSGNLLFTMGTKGNEETVMAIDVNTGEVVWSQPNGSVFENNQGNGPRSTPTIDGEKVYALGANGNLICLSTKDGNMEWSKNILQEFNARNIVWGISESPLIDGDQLICTPGGAGATMVALKKQDGSLIWKSAVPGNPQAGYASAITINVGGIRQYVNFTHAGVMGIESASGRPLWGNDKAANKTANCSAPVFYAEQNSIFYASGYGTGGALLQLSAAQNGVNAKLAFFTREMKNHHGGMVEVDGFLYGSSDPNFLTCINLSNGQTVWQNRSVGKGALTCADGHLYLRSENGPVALVEVNPKEYVEKGRFNQPERSGNRAWPHPVVVDGKLFLRDQDLLLCYDLRSK
- a CDS encoding endonuclease/exonuclease/phosphatase family protein — protein: MNSERTDSHSSQNGQSPRRRLRTAFQVWLMKVLVLLISVFWCLAISIRFTVRDSSSAVASLVFYMSPLILLSLGAFVVFVLAWIVHWRRIAVIWFLLSIMTGIWCWNTQFRDTGAYSVLQHDPSKKRVLFWNIGDRLWGIEHVINELQQLDPDLIGLVEAGPDSAEMKQFWKQSFPEHPYQVVQNGFVFLSRLPITETSSGRLVDMGHYLRFRLQSDQADISVPAVFLVDIYSKVLKSRRAALKELADQVSQLNQQPVLVLGDFNTPRDSVHFDSLRKSCNNSLEIAGDGYLATWPLPIPVLDLDGIWVNEFIELYHAENRWTWVSDHRPVLIEMSFKTQNKKVINVENGKFFRM